From a region of the Thioalkalivibrio sp. XN279 genome:
- a CDS encoding TnsA endonuclease N-terminal domain-containing protein → MTTKRKPKAVSASLDFAFFQFLWQFYQANRGTIRTHYKELTRKFLDFNNPERNPKAFLRQPQFEALEIYVFLKEFLGNARVEEIFEQWFAKQGRFADRAEGGVVSGSAGQVGLFDKITQDQYKAVFAAMRKNSRVYPNYIFALTMGTGKTILMATCIFYEFLLGNKFGKDARYCHNALVFAPDKTVLHSLKEIESFDLTRVVPPEYVNFLTTHLRFHYLEEAGTSLDTLDRSRFNIIVSNTQKIILKRQHKEKSPVDKLFGATGESLAATGVYADAADLYNFDQPEEEGELTTNQRFEKLRRLEQLGIYVDEAHHAFGKALAKDMGLGAKETDTSLRTTIDILAASLSAAGTRVVACYNYTGTPYVGREVLPEVVYAYGLKEAIDKAYLKKVTLHGYANTRTDEFVDIAIESFLNETDGLRPEGLSPKMAFFAATIDELTSELKPAVERALLKHGISSSRILVNVGDDKLTTNDDIREFNRLDTEGSEKQFILLVNKGREGWNCRSLFGVGLFREPKSKVFVLQATMRCLRAIGQAQHTGHIFLSEANLNTLNDELEQNFRISADELQKTGKDKERVEVRVVEPSVKIKLVRVRKQYVMREKKLKPGQALGLDRSDSDVWNALVEKYRLIETQWEGFVAADAPRASASQTFDLTAVREKRTFSRMTLVAEVSRYLNRSPLELEKLLDSTKEGTDELVAMTNEFNELLYDEIIPRLFRQLYDLDETQQTEEHEVELIKVPSNGYYEVTAARDKIVRRGDRVIKDEERAKSFHLDTYCFDSGSENQLFWDLLREQRVKKIYFTGMLTHGQSDFFIQYIDPDSRTVRSYYPDFVFLRQEVDGTEKYVIVEVKADNQIDAAVVQAKKDFAHQIAVASGMEYRIIKSSDADNRDYRILL, encoded by the coding sequence ATGACGACTAAGCGCAAGCCCAAGGCGGTCAGCGCGTCGCTCGACTTCGCCTTCTTCCAGTTCCTCTGGCAGTTCTACCAAGCCAACCGGGGCACGATCCGCACGCACTACAAGGAGCTGACGCGCAAGTTCCTTGATTTCAACAATCCGGAGCGTAACCCCAAGGCCTTCCTGCGCCAGCCGCAGTTCGAGGCGCTGGAAATTTATGTCTTTCTTAAGGAGTTCCTCGGCAACGCCAGGGTCGAGGAGATCTTCGAGCAGTGGTTTGCAAAACAAGGCCGCTTTGCAGATCGCGCGGAAGGCGGCGTGGTGTCGGGCAGTGCAGGGCAAGTGGGCCTGTTCGACAAGATCACCCAGGATCAATACAAGGCCGTATTCGCGGCGATGCGCAAAAACTCGCGCGTCTACCCTAACTACATCTTCGCGCTGACGATGGGTACTGGCAAAACCATCCTCATGGCGACCTGCATTTTCTATGAGTTCCTGCTGGGCAACAAGTTTGGCAAGGATGCGCGCTACTGCCACAACGCGCTGGTCTTCGCACCGGACAAGACGGTGCTGCATTCGCTCAAGGAAATAGAGTCGTTCGACCTGACGCGTGTGGTGCCGCCGGAGTACGTCAACTTCCTGACCACCCACCTGCGTTTCCACTATTTAGAAGAGGCAGGCACCTCCCTGGATACGCTGGATCGTTCGCGCTTCAACATCATCGTCTCCAACACGCAGAAGATCATCCTCAAGCGCCAGCACAAGGAAAAATCCCCCGTCGACAAGCTGTTCGGCGCGACTGGCGAAAGCCTCGCGGCCACCGGCGTTTATGCCGACGCCGCCGACCTCTACAATTTTGACCAGCCGGAAGAAGAAGGCGAGCTGACCACCAACCAGCGCTTTGAGAAGCTGCGCCGGCTTGAACAGCTCGGCATCTACGTGGACGAGGCCCACCACGCCTTCGGCAAGGCATTGGCCAAGGACATGGGCTTGGGCGCGAAGGAAACCGACACCAGCCTGCGCACGACCATCGACATCCTCGCCGCCAGCCTGAGTGCGGCGGGCACGCGCGTGGTGGCCTGCTACAACTACACCGGCACGCCCTACGTGGGGCGCGAGGTGCTGCCCGAGGTGGTCTACGCCTACGGCCTGAAAGAGGCCATCGACAAGGCCTACCTCAAGAAGGTGACGTTGCACGGCTACGCCAACACCCGGACCGACGAGTTTGTCGACATCGCCATCGAGAGTTTCCTAAACGAAACAGATGGGCTGCGGCCGGAGGGGCTTTCCCCGAAGATGGCGTTCTTCGCCGCCACCATCGACGAGCTGACCAGCGAGCTGAAACCGGCCGTGGAGCGCGCGCTGCTCAAGCACGGCATCTCGAGCTCGCGCATCCTAGTCAACGTTGGCGACGATAAGCTCACCACCAACGACGACATCCGCGAGTTCAATCGGCTCGACACTGAAGGCTCTGAAAAGCAGTTCATCCTGCTGGTCAACAAGGGGCGTGAGGGTTGGAACTGCCGTTCGCTATTCGGCGTGGGCCTGTTTCGCGAGCCGAAGTCCAAGGTGTTTGTCCTGCAGGCCACGATGCGTTGCCTGCGCGCCATTGGCCAGGCCCAGCACACCGGCCACATCTTCCTCTCGGAAGCCAACCTCAACACGCTCAACGACGAGCTGGAGCAGAACTTCCGTATAAGCGCGGACGAGTTACAGAAGACCGGCAAGGATAAGGAGCGCGTCGAAGTGCGCGTGGTCGAGCCGTCAGTCAAGATCAAGCTGGTGCGCGTCCGGAAGCAGTACGTCATGCGCGAAAAGAAGCTTAAACCAGGTCAGGCACTTGGGCTCGACCGGTCCGACAGTGACGTGTGGAATGCACTGGTGGAGAAGTACCGGCTCATCGAAACCCAGTGGGAGGGCTTCGTCGCCGCCGATGCCCCCCGCGCGTCGGCTAGCCAAACATTCGATCTGACTGCTGTTCGTGAAAAGCGGACCTTTTCCAGGATGACCCTCGTCGCGGAGGTGTCTCGCTACCTGAATCGGAGCCCATTGGAGCTTGAGAAGCTGCTCGACTCGACCAAGGAAGGAACGGACGAACTAGTAGCGATGACTAATGAGTTCAACGAGTTGCTGTACGACGAGATAATCCCTCGCCTGTTCCGACAGCTTTATGATCTGGACGAGACGCAGCAGACCGAAGAGCATGAGGTCGAATTGATTAAGGTGCCGTCTAACGGCTACTACGAGGTCACCGCTGCCCGAGACAAGATTGTCCGCCGAGGTGACCGCGTGATCAAGGACGAGGAGCGCGCAAAGAGCTTCCACTTAGATACATACTGCTTCGATTCCGGGTCGGAGAACCAGCTGTTCTGGGATCTCCTCCGTGAGCAGCGCGTGAAGAAAATTTATTTCACTGGGATGCTAACCCATGGCCAGTCCGACTTCTTCATCCA
- a CDS encoding site-specific DNA-methyltransferase yields the protein MSKNTSAQETLQLSTSDGGTTNVEKYEFEPIKGYPMLNWRGKRPFTSTQYYPAQLKEVHGEEADGWRNKIFWGDNLQVMSHLLKEFRGQVDLVYIDPPFDSGADYRRTIKVRGKSTASDYVSFEDKQYGDIWTNDEYLQFMYERFILLRELLSGTGSIYVHCDYRRAHYLKIALDEVFGASNFQNEIVWRRTTARSGSGAYNHIHDTIFFYTKTPTFSWDQQYTPYSKEYLESNFKPDDSGRLYRESPITAPGLRSGESGATWKGLNPGSIGKGRHWAVPSFLEHLLSDDAKKSPLKALDELEAKGRIRWAKDGQGRPNAIQYSDDMPGVELQSIWTDFVALSSNSTESEDYPTQKPEELLARIIKSSSAVGATVLDCFMGSGTTQAVAMKLGRRFIGADINLGAIQTTTKRLIGVADGLRQKALGGATKQFTGFELYNVNHYDIFHNPVQAKELLIEALEVQKLEFSTVFDGEKDGRMVKIMPVNRIATRADLNELIHNFDQKAWQHRHNENPNRSVEKITLVCMGHEPDLAAQLELAAKPFKIDVEVVDILRDKADLEFKRDSEAMVAIKKGELRIEKFYPMNLLQKLSLQKESVEDWKELVEAVLIDWNYDGAVLQPAVVDIPGKNALVKGAYTVPQDAGTIRVKITDLLSESWEGSVSHDD from the coding sequence ATGAGCAAGAACACATCCGCGCAGGAAACCCTGCAACTGTCCACGTCCGACGGTGGCACCACCAACGTCGAGAAGTACGAGTTTGAACCTATCAAGGGCTACCCGATGCTCAACTGGCGCGGCAAGCGTCCGTTCACCTCGACGCAGTACTACCCGGCGCAGTTGAAGGAAGTCCACGGCGAGGAGGCGGATGGCTGGCGCAACAAGATTTTCTGGGGCGACAATCTGCAGGTGATGAGTCACCTGCTGAAGGAGTTTCGGGGACAAGTTGATCTCGTCTATATCGACCCGCCGTTTGACTCCGGCGCTGACTACCGCAGAACCATCAAGGTACGAGGAAAAAGTACCGCATCTGACTACGTCTCATTTGAGGACAAGCAGTACGGAGACATCTGGACTAACGACGAGTATCTGCAGTTCATGTATGAGCGGTTTATCCTGTTGCGTGAACTGCTTTCGGGAACGGGATCAATCTACGTCCACTGCGACTATCGAAGAGCGCACTACCTCAAAATCGCGTTAGATGAGGTATTCGGTGCGTCAAACTTTCAGAACGAAATTGTGTGGAGGCGGACTACTGCACGATCGGGAAGTGGCGCTTACAACCACATTCATGACACCATCTTCTTCTACACAAAGACGCCCACGTTCTCTTGGGATCAGCAGTACACGCCATACAGCAAGGAGTACCTGGAGTCAAACTTCAAGCCCGATGACTCGGGACGACTTTACCGCGAGAGTCCAATCACAGCACCAGGTTTGCGTAGCGGTGAGTCTGGAGCGACTTGGAAAGGACTGAACCCCGGTTCGATTGGAAAAGGAAGGCACTGGGCAGTGCCGAGTTTTCTCGAACACCTTTTGTCCGATGATGCCAAAAAGAGCCCGCTGAAAGCGCTCGACGAACTTGAGGCGAAGGGCCGCATTCGGTGGGCGAAGGATGGGCAGGGCCGCCCGAACGCCATCCAGTATTCGGATGACATGCCCGGTGTGGAGTTGCAATCGATCTGGACAGACTTTGTAGCTCTTTCCAGCAACTCTACAGAGTCCGAGGATTACCCGACTCAGAAGCCTGAGGAGCTGTTGGCGCGGATCATCAAGTCGTCTTCGGCAGTTGGCGCAACGGTTCTCGATTGCTTTATGGGCTCCGGGACAACTCAAGCCGTAGCCATGAAGCTCGGTCGCCGTTTCATCGGCGCTGATATCAACCTTGGTGCAATCCAGACGACCACCAAGCGCCTGATCGGCGTTGCCGATGGCCTGCGCCAGAAAGCCCTTGGTGGCGCGACCAAACAATTTACCGGCTTCGAGCTATACAACGTCAACCACTACGACATCTTTCACAATCCTGTTCAGGCCAAGGAACTGCTGATCGAGGCATTGGAGGTGCAGAAACTAGAGTTCAGCACCGTGTTCGACGGCGAGAAGGACGGGCGCATGGTTAAGATCATGCCCGTAAACCGCATCGCGACACGCGCCGATTTGAACGAACTGATCCACAACTTCGACCAAAAGGCGTGGCAGCACCGCCACAACGAGAATCCAAACCGCTCGGTCGAGAAAATCACCCTCGTGTGCATGGGCCACGAACCTGACTTGGCCGCGCAACTGGAACTGGCTGCGAAGCCATTCAAGATCGACGTAGAGGTGGTGGACATCCTGCGCGACAAAGCCGATCTGGAGTTCAAGCGCGACTCGGAGGCCATGGTGGCCATCAAGAAGGGCGAACTGCGCATCGAGAAGTTCTACCCCATGAACCTGCTGCAGAAACTCTCGCTACAGAAGGAATCGGTCGAGGACTGGAAAGAGCTGGTCGAGGCGGTGCTGATCGATTGGAACTACGACGGCGCAGTGCTGCAGCCGGCGGTGGTGGACATCCCTGGCAAGAACGCTCTGGTCAAGGGCGCGTACACGGTGCCGCAGGATGCGGGCACCATCCGCGTGAAGATCACCGACCTGCTGTCCGAGTCGTGGGAAGGGAGCGTGAGCCATGACGACTAA
- a CDS encoding ATP-dependent DNA helicase produces MTSSAAALQSKANPQQLEAILATDGPVLIIAGPGSGKTFMLVERVVYLITHKVVAPESLFVVTFTDKAARELTTRISNRLSDLGIKFNLNEMYLGTFHSICLRLLQDFREFTRLKRSFTLFDQFDQQYFIYQHIKDFRDLPDAQLVMCDDKTGRWAQSENLLKWVNKVSEEALDVATLAAAPEPEIRALAACFAKYQELLHEHNSLDFSGIQYEALQLLEKRPEVLAQLRDKLNYLMVDEYQDTNTIQERILLLLAGERRNLCVVGDDDQGLYRFRGATIRNILEFPALFDDGQCKQVKLTVNYRSHPDIIRFYNEWMREQTWDDGTRVFRFAKQIVPREDDFLDMPTAVRLAASNDNGDSTNWHAEVLAFLNGLKASGKLSDWNQAAFLFRSVKNDKVVALARFLEAEGVPVFSPRSNMFFEREEIRLMIGALIFLFPQFPKVRAWAEGVTLPIWGFYDHQCFKPFIDELRKPENKPLLDWARPLAKRHAVLTQNTDYSFSGLFYQLLQFPLFSHFLTEEAVQGVDKGRAARNLGTFSKLLTKFEYLHFVSVLNPEWLEKNLRDLFNQFLRFLRDGGIGEYEDEAEYAPKGCVSFLTIHQSKGLEFPVVVCGSLEAVPRKQYSTLDVLLEDGGHLSKGRFEPLDHIKNFDFWRLFYTAFSRAQNLLVLAAQEKQGRGKSPSKYFERLFYELPSWRDIDLSALTFEAVKQINLKREYSFTSHINVFENCAEQYRFFKDLEFAPIRESPMLFGTLVHQTIEDIHKTVLRGEEGTINFDAIKGWFSANYAMISKKERVYLAPSSQQAALLHVLRYYERENGNWGRIKEAEVEISLIKDQYILKGSVDLIRGEHDTVEIIDFKSEKKPDMEKDRDRLRQYQSQLEVYAHLVEERTGQKVSRMHLYYTGEDGGNPYVSFSKDDRAIGKTIARFDDIVTRIERHDYQIKARPAKLCQSCDMRAYCDNKNWKFRKND; encoded by the coding sequence ATGACCAGCAGCGCCGCCGCCCTCCAGTCAAAGGCTAACCCACAACAGCTTGAGGCCATCCTCGCTACCGATGGCCCGGTGCTCATCATTGCGGGGCCCGGCTCCGGCAAGACCTTCATGCTCGTCGAGCGGGTCGTCTACCTGATCACGCACAAGGTTGTCGCGCCAGAGTCGCTCTTCGTCGTCACCTTCACCGACAAGGCCGCGCGTGAGCTGACGACCCGCATCTCCAATCGGCTAAGCGATCTGGGCATCAAGTTCAACCTGAACGAGATGTACCTTGGCACGTTCCACTCGATCTGCCTGCGGCTGCTGCAGGACTTCCGCGAGTTCACCCGTCTCAAGCGCAGCTTCACGCTGTTCGATCAGTTCGACCAGCAGTACTTCATCTACCAGCACATCAAGGACTTCCGCGATCTGCCCGACGCCCAGCTCGTCATGTGCGATGACAAGACGGGCCGATGGGCACAGTCGGAGAACCTGCTCAAGTGGGTCAACAAGGTCAGCGAGGAGGCGCTTGACGTCGCCACGTTGGCGGCGGCTCCAGAGCCGGAAATTCGTGCCTTGGCCGCCTGCTTTGCCAAATACCAGGAATTGCTGCACGAGCACAACTCTCTGGACTTCTCCGGCATCCAGTACGAGGCGCTGCAACTACTGGAGAAGCGACCCGAGGTGCTGGCGCAGCTGCGCGACAAGCTCAACTACCTGATGGTGGACGAGTACCAGGACACCAACACCATCCAGGAACGCATCCTCCTACTGCTCGCCGGAGAACGCCGCAATCTGTGCGTGGTGGGAGACGATGACCAGGGCTTGTACCGCTTTCGCGGGGCCACTATCCGCAACATTCTGGAGTTCCCCGCGCTGTTCGACGACGGCCAATGCAAGCAGGTCAAACTGACCGTCAACTACCGCTCACACCCGGACATCATCCGCTTCTACAACGAGTGGATGCGGGAACAGACCTGGGACGACGGCACACGCGTCTTCCGCTTCGCTAAGCAGATCGTCCCGCGCGAGGACGACTTTCTCGACATGCCCACGGCGGTGCGGCTGGCCGCCAGCAACGACAACGGGGACAGCACCAACTGGCACGCCGAGGTGCTGGCCTTCCTCAACGGCCTGAAGGCATCCGGCAAGCTCTCGGACTGGAATCAGGCGGCCTTCCTGTTCCGCTCGGTGAAGAACGACAAGGTGGTGGCGCTCGCACGTTTCCTTGAAGCCGAGGGCGTGCCCGTGTTCTCCCCCCGCTCGAACATGTTTTTCGAGCGCGAGGAGATCCGCCTGATGATCGGCGCGCTGATCTTTCTGTTCCCGCAGTTCCCCAAGGTGCGGGCATGGGCCGAAGGCGTCACGCTGCCCATTTGGGGTTTTTACGACCACCAGTGCTTCAAGCCCTTCATCGACGAGCTGCGCAAACCGGAAAACAAACCGCTGTTGGACTGGGCACGTCCGCTGGCCAAGCGCCACGCCGTGCTCACGCAGAACACCGACTACTCCTTCTCCGGACTGTTCTACCAACTGCTGCAGTTCCCGCTGTTCTCGCACTTCCTCACTGAGGAGGCTGTGCAAGGCGTGGACAAAGGGCGCGCCGCGCGCAACCTTGGGACCTTCTCCAAATTGCTCACCAAGTTCGAGTACCTGCACTTTGTCAGCGTGCTCAACCCCGAGTGGCTGGAAAAAAATCTGCGTGATCTGTTCAACCAGTTCCTGCGCTTCCTGCGGGACGGCGGCATCGGCGAGTACGAGGACGAAGCCGAATACGCGCCCAAGGGTTGCGTCTCGTTCCTGACCATTCACCAGTCCAAGGGGCTGGAGTTCCCGGTGGTCGTGTGCGGCTCGCTGGAGGCGGTGCCGCGCAAACAGTACAGCACGCTGGATGTCCTCCTGGAGGATGGTGGCCACCTGTCCAAGGGACGCTTCGAGCCGCTCGACCACATCAAGAATTTCGACTTCTGGCGGTTGTTCTACACGGCCTTTTCGCGTGCGCAGAACCTGCTCGTGCTGGCGGCGCAGGAAAAGCAAGGCCGGGGCAAGTCGCCGTCGAAGTATTTCGAGCGCCTGTTTTACGAGCTCCCCAGTTGGCGTGACATCGATCTTTCAGCCCTGACCTTCGAGGCCGTCAAGCAGATCAACCTCAAGCGCGAGTACTCTTTCACTTCGCACATCAACGTGTTCGAGAACTGCGCCGAGCAGTATCGCTTCTTCAAGGATCTGGAGTTCGCGCCCATCCGTGAGAGCCCGATGCTCTTCGGCACGCTGGTGCACCAGACCATCGAGGACATCCACAAGACCGTGCTGCGCGGCGAGGAAGGCACCATCAATTTCGACGCCATCAAAGGCTGGTTCTCGGCAAACTACGCGATGATCTCCAAGAAGGAGCGCGTCTACCTTGCGCCATCCTCGCAGCAGGCGGCGCTGCTGCACGTGTTGCGCTACTACGAGCGCGAGAACGGCAACTGGGGTCGCATCAAGGAAGCCGAGGTCGAGATTTCGCTGATCAAGGACCAGTATATCCTCAAGGGCAGCGTCGACCTGATTCGTGGCGAGCATGACACGGTCGAGATCATCGACTTTAAGTCGGAGAAGAAGCCCGATATGGAGAAGGATCGGGATCGCCTGCGTCAGTACCAGAGCCAGCTGGAAGTGTACGCTCATTTGGTGGAAGAGCGCACCGGCCAAAAGGTCAGCCGGATGCATCTTTACTACACTGGCGAGGACGGCGGCAACCCCTACGTCTCCTTCAGCAAGGACGACCGCGCCATTGGCAAGACCATCGCGCGCTTCGACGATATCGTCACGCGTATCGAGCGGCATGACTACCAGATCAAAGCACGCCCGGCCAAGCTGTGCCAGAGCTGCGACATGCGTGCCTACTGCGACAACAAGAATTGGAAGTTCAGGAAAAACGACTGA
- a CDS encoding helix-turn-helix domain-containing protein yields MSDQPDEILTIDEVAAYLKAGKRTVYRLASSGKIPAFKLGGTWRFRRGDLDKWIASRIGRAMVDDDERAE; encoded by the coding sequence ATGAGCGACCAGCCGGATGAGATCCTCACGATTGACGAGGTTGCCGCCTACCTGAAGGCAGGCAAGCGCACGGTCTACCGCCTCGCATCGAGCGGAAAGATTCCCGCATTCAAGCTGGGCGGCACCTGGCGCTTCCGACGCGGCGACCTGGACAAGTGGATCGCCAGCCGCATCGGCAGGGCGATGGTGGATGACGACGAGCGGGCGGAATGA
- a CDS encoding sacsin N-terminal ATP-binding-like domain-containing protein: MASNYETICEENRESYGTKGAQKSGKLAAGLYDDRTHFIFELLQNAEDALGRRGEWNGSRKVTFTLAPTRLTLSHFGKPFDEADVRSICDIAESTKNESSIGRFGLGFKSVYTVTDLPEIHSGDEDFSIENYVFPKRLTRSVRAADETQIILPLKPEDASAAQDITAGFRQLGPSALLFLRHIDEINWSVEGGASGFYLRNTPESLGPNVQRITLIGNEDDREEVDQNWLVFHRDIFSAEGHKVGRGEIAFSLVAVKDTPGRWAVQPLAKSALVVFFPTVVESHLGFLVQGPYRTTPSRDNIPPGEPWNLHLVKETSSLLVEAMRWMRDNALLDIAALRCLPLDRGKFPKGSRFAPMFDAVRQALQDEELLPTFDGGHVTARQAKLARTQELRELFSPGQVAALFGSEAAAWLSGDITQDKAPEIRQYLMRELDIDEITPTKLVSSLTKAFLEAQSDEWVLRLYEFLSGQERALRRHLDTIPLIRLDDGTHVVARENGKAKAFLPGTIATSFPTMRRAVCATPEVRLFLISLGISEPDPVDDVIWNLLPKYQKQEVDVGDDAYASDIERIRAAFNTDSAAQKEKLRSALRDTNFVMVVDTGDDEAYVAKPSEAYIATDRLQQLFAGVPDIFIVDNEYDCLRGEEIRDLLVSCGASRYLIPEAARSGLGNSEKEQIRRETGLERASWENQPEDFTLRGLTELLEFLPKLQPKDAAARAKVLWEALADLEARGTAAFYGSYKWGYFHEAKTARFDASFVRTLNPVAWVPNADGELVPPGLVVFDTLGWKPNPFLQTKITFKPPIIDQLAKEAGIDPAILDLLRRDPAIVAELTSRLSANPTPETDEPLDGDVYDGAKDLYGDDMPDIPPGTPDPDDGEGVGTGAGGGGQGRTGAGASRGVSQGDGSGHGSRGDKGGGKGGGQGKRTPGHAGGRLFISYVGTHPDDDGPDPDGLDQAERMEIEGNAIDLIIGLEPGLHRTPEGNRGFDLFEADSSGRQIRWIEVKSMTGTLEDRPVGLSHTQFDCARKKGDAYWLYVVERATDPAQARVLRIQNPVGHARTFTFDHGWREIARTTPAG; encoded by the coding sequence GTGGCGTCGAACTACGAAACAATTTGCGAGGAGAACCGGGAAAGCTACGGCACAAAAGGCGCTCAGAAGTCTGGGAAGCTGGCCGCTGGGCTGTACGACGACCGCACGCACTTCATCTTCGAGTTGCTGCAAAACGCCGAGGATGCCCTCGGTCGGCGTGGCGAGTGGAACGGATCACGCAAGGTTACGTTCACACTAGCCCCGACCCGCCTGACGCTCTCGCATTTCGGTAAGCCGTTTGACGAGGCAGACGTCCGAAGCATCTGCGATATCGCCGAAAGCACCAAGAACGAGTCCTCCATCGGCCGCTTCGGCCTCGGCTTTAAGTCCGTCTACACCGTTACTGATCTTCCGGAGATTCACTCTGGCGATGAGGACTTCTCGATTGAGAACTATGTCTTTCCGAAGCGGTTGACACGTTCGGTGCGCGCGGCGGACGAGACGCAGATCATCCTTCCCCTTAAGCCGGAGGACGCGAGCGCAGCGCAGGACATCACGGCGGGGTTCCGCCAGTTGGGCCCTAGCGCACTGCTGTTCCTGCGCCACATTGACGAAATCAACTGGAGCGTCGAGGGGGGCGCGTCGGGGTTCTATCTGCGCAACACTCCGGAATCGCTCGGTCCCAATGTCCAGCGCATCACGTTGATCGGCAACGAGGATGATCGGGAGGAAGTGGATCAGAACTGGCTGGTGTTCCACCGCGACATCTTTTCTGCCGAGGGGCACAAGGTAGGACGCGGGGAAATTGCCTTCTCGCTGGTTGCGGTAAAGGACACCCCTGGTCGCTGGGCAGTGCAGCCGCTGGCCAAGTCGGCGTTGGTGGTTTTCTTCCCGACGGTGGTTGAGAGCCACCTGGGCTTTCTCGTTCAGGGGCCGTATCGCACGACGCCAAGCCGCGACAACATCCCGCCCGGTGAGCCGTGGAACCTGCATCTGGTCAAGGAGACCTCCAGCCTCCTGGTGGAAGCGATGCGCTGGATGCGGGACAACGCATTGCTGGATATCGCGGCGCTGCGCTGCCTGCCGCTTGACCGTGGGAAGTTCCCAAAGGGGTCGCGGTTTGCGCCGATGTTTGACGCCGTCCGGCAGGCGCTTCAGGACGAGGAACTGCTTCCAACCTTCGATGGCGGGCATGTCACCGCCCGGCAGGCCAAGCTGGCGCGAACGCAAGAATTGCGCGAGCTGTTCAGCCCGGGACAGGTTGCGGCGCTGTTCGGTTCGGAGGCTGCCGCCTGGTTGTCAGGCGACATCACCCAGGACAAAGCACCCGAGATTCGCCAGTACCTGATGCGCGAACTCGACATCGACGAGATCACGCCGACAAAACTGGTATCGAGCCTTACGAAGGCGTTCCTTGAGGCGCAATCCGACGAGTGGGTATTGCGGCTGTACGAGTTCCTGAGCGGCCAGGAGAGGGCACTGCGTCGCCATCTGGACACTATTCCGCTCATCCGCCTCGATGACGGGACGCACGTCGTCGCTCGCGAGAACGGAAAAGCCAAAGCCTTCTTGCCCGGCACCATTGCCACCAGTTTCCCGACGATGCGCCGCGCGGTGTGTGCGACACCTGAGGTTCGCTTGTTCCTTATATCGCTGGGCATCAGCGAACCTGATCCGGTGGACGATGTTATCTGGAACCTCCTGCCGAAGTATCAGAAGCAAGAGGTGGATGTGGGCGACGATGCCTACGCCTCCGATATAGAGCGCATCCGTGCAGCTTTCAACACCGACTCAGCCGCGCAGAAGGAAAAGCTCCGGTCCGCCCTGCGCGATACCAACTTTGTTATGGTGGTCGACACCGGTGACGATGAAGCCTATGTCGCTAAGCCTAGCGAGGCTTACATCGCGACCGACCGCCTGCAGCAGCTTTTCGCAGGCGTGCCCGACATCTTCATCGTCGACAACGAGTACGACTGCCTGCGCGGTGAAGAGATTCGTGACTTGCTGGTGTCGTGTGGGGCAAGCCGTTACCTCATTCCTGAAGCAGCACGATCGGGACTTGGGAATTCCGAGAAGGAGCAGATTCGCAGAGAAACAGGCCTTGAACGTGCGAGCTGGGAAAACCAGCCAGAGGACTTCACCCTTCGCGGACTGACAGAGCTGCTGGAGTTTTTGCCAAAACTGCAACCCAAAGATGCCGCAGCCCGAGCAAAGGTGCTCTGGGAGGCCTTGGCCGATCTGGAGGCGCGCGGCACTGCTGCCTTCTACGGATCCTACAAGTGGGGCTATTTCCACGAGGCAAAGACTGCTCGATTCGATGCCTCCTTCGTCCGGACGCTCAACCCGGTCGCCTGGGTGCCGAATGCCGACGGCGAACTTGTGCCTCCTGGGCTCGTCGTGTTCGATACCCTCGGCTGGAAGCCCAACCCGTTCCTGCAGACCAAGATCACCTTCAAACCACCGATCATCGATCAGCTTGCCAAGGAGGCAGGCATCGACCCGGCCATTCTCGATCTGCTACGAAGAGACCCCGCTATTGTAGCCGAGCTTACGTCCCGACTGAGCGCGAATCCGACGCCAGAGACCGACGAGCCGCTCGATGGCGACGTGTACGACGGTGCAAAAGATCTTTACGGCGATGATATGCCGGATATCCCGCCGGGCACCCCTGATCCGGACGATGGTGAGGGCGTGGGTACGGGTGCAGGAGGTGGTGGCCAAGGGCGCACTGGTGCGGGGGCTTCGCGCGGGGTTAGCCAGGGCGATGGGAGTGGCCACGGTAGCCGCGGAGACAAAGGCGGTGGCAAAGGCGGCGGGCAAGGAAAGAGGACACCCGGCCATGCCGGGGGGCGGCTGTTCATTTCCTACGTCGGCACGCACCCCGATGATGATGGCCCCGACCCCGATGGCCTCGATCAGGCAGAACGGATGGAGATCGAGGGCAATGCAATCGATCTGATCATTGGTCTTGAGCCAGGACTGCACCGCACGCCGGAAGGCAACCGAGGTTTTGACCTCTTCGAGGCCGACAGTAGTGGCAGGCAGATTCGATGGATCGAAGTGAAGTCGATGACGGGCACCTTGGAAGATCGCCCCGTGGGACTGTCACACACGCAATTCGACTGCGCGCGTAAAAAGGGCGATGCGTACTGGTTGTATGTGGTCGAGCGCGCAACCGATCCGGCACAAGCCCGCGTGCTCAGAATTCAGAACCCCGTTGGCCACGCCCGGACATTCACATTCGACCACGGCTGGCGCGAAATAGCACGAACTACTCCGGCCGGTTGA